CCCTTGAGCTAAAAGCAAGTAAGGCATGATCACATCCGCCAAGAAGCTCACCTTCATCTCGTGACGCTTGGCATAGATAATCGCCGTCAAAGCCCCCGCAATCACGCCCCCGTAAATAGCAATGCCGCCCTGCCAGATAGCAATAATTTCGCCCAGGTTTTCCCGGTAGTAGTCCCATTCAAAGATCACATAATAGAGCCGAGCCCCGATAAAACCGATGGGAATGGCCCACATGATCATATCCATGACCTGGTCACTATCAAAACCCTTGCGTTCAATTTCTTTAAGGATCAATTCCACCGCCAAAAACATACCCAGGGCAATAATAATCCCGTACCAACGGATCTCAATTCCTAAAAAGGAAAAGGCCACTGGATCAATGGTCAGGAGATTAAAGCTAGGTAGCAAATTTCCCAGTAAAGTCGTCATCATGACTGATCGCCCGCTTCCGCCTGGTCGTTTTCAGCGTGGGTCTTGGCATCTGCTTCCTGGTTGGCTTGGATTAAGTGGGTCAGTCTTTCCTCGAATTCCTTACCGGCATTGTAGCCCATATTATTGGCCCGAAGATTCATGGCCGCGACTTCGACAATATTGGAAGAATTCCGCCCTGTGCGGACAGGCACGGTAATTTGAGGCACATCCACTCCTAAGAGCGACACCATTTCCGGCTCCGAGCCCAAGCGTTCATAATCTTCATCATCATCCCACATCACTAAGCGGACAATCAAATGCAGTTGTTGGGCTTGTTTAACCGCCCCAGCCCCAAAGAGGGTAAGGACATTAATAATGCCCAGGCCGCGGATTTCGATCATATTTTGTAAGATGGCCGGCGCCTCACCCACGATAGAATAGTCATCGCGTTTATGGAGTTCCACCCGGTCATCCGCCACAAGACGGTGGCCGTTCTTAATTAGCTCCAGGGCGGTTTCGGACTTGCCGATCCCGCTGTCCCCAATAATCATAATTCCCAAACCATACACGTCTACAAAGACGCCATGCTTGGACACCCGGGGCGCCAAACGCTCCTGAAGATAGGTAGTGATATTAGAATAGAGCCGGGTGGTCACCGCACTCCCCTGTAAAATTGGGATCTGATTTTCTTCAGCCGCTTGAAAGACCTCAT
The nucleotide sequence above comes from Aerococcus urinae. Encoded proteins:
- the hprK gene encoding HPr(Ser) kinase/phosphatase, with the translated sequence MEAVTVKELRDQLGLKVLQGEEYLDRLIQTSDISRPGLELSGYFNYYPSERVQLFGRNEHSYLKKMTSDERLLIMRRMSREDTPVFIFSRDLMPEYEVFQAAEENQIPILQGSAVTTRLYSNITTYLQERLAPRVSKHGVFVDVYGLGIMIIGDSGIGKSETALELIKNGHRLVADDRVELHKRDDYSIVGEAPAILQNMIEIRGLGIINVLTLFGAGAVKQAQQLHLIVRLVMWDDDEDYERLGSEPEMVSLLGVDVPQITVPVRTGRNSSNIVEVAAMNLRANNMGYNAGKEFEERLTHLIQANQEADAKTHAENDQAEAGDQS